In Monodelphis domestica isolate mMonDom1 chromosome 4, mMonDom1.pri, whole genome shotgun sequence, one DNA window encodes the following:
- the LOC100617410 gene encoding olfactory receptor 8B3-like — protein sequence MASKNDSLVTEFILAGLTDQPELQIPLFLLFLGVYVITEVGNLGLIILIMTNSHLHTPMYYFLFNLSFIDFCYSSVFTPKMSMNFILEKNIISYSGCMAQLYFFCFFVISECCMLTIMAYDRYVAICNPLLYHVTMSRQVCSWLLGGAYVMGFAGAMAHTGCMLRLSFCDANIINHYMCDILPLLQLSCTSTYVNELVVFIVVGINIIVPSVTIFTSYALILSNILSMSSTEGRSKAFSTCSSHLIAVALFFGSGSFMYLKPSSSGS from the coding sequence ATGGCTTCAAAAAATGACTCCTTAGTGACTGAATTCATTCTTGCAGGCTTAACAGATCAACCAGAGCTCCAAATCCCCCTATTCCTCCTGTTTCTAGGGGTTTATGTGATCACTGAAGTGGGAAACCTGGGACTGATCATTTTAATCATGACAAATTCTCACCTTCACACTCCTATGTACTATTTTCTCTTCAACTTATCATTCATAGATTTCTGCTACTCCTCTGTCTTTACTCCCAAAATGTcgatgaattttattttagagaaaaatatcatttcttATTCAGGGTGTATGGCTCAGctctatttcttctgtttttttgttatttctgaaTGCTGCATGTTGACAATAATGGCTTATGATCGTTATGTTGCCATCTGTAATCCATTGTTGTATCATGTCACTATGTCCCGTCAGGTCTGTTCATGGCTATTGGGTGGGGCTTATGTAATGGGTTTTGCTGGTGCAATGGCCCACACTGGATGCATGCTGAGATTGTCCTTCTGTGATGCCAACATCATCAACCATTACATGTGTGATATACTGCCCCTCCTCCAGCTCTCCTGCACCAGTACCTATGTCAATGAGCTGGTGGTTTTCATTGTTGTGGGCATTAACATCATAGTACCTAGTGTCACTATCTTCACTTCTTATGCTCTCATCCTGTCAAATATCCTGAGCATGAGCTCCACTGAAGGCAGATCCAAAGCCTTCAGTACATGCAGCTCCCACCTAATTGCTGTGGCTCTTTTCTTTGGGTCAGGTTCCTTTATGTATCTCAAGCCATCTTCTTCAGG